A section of the Thermotoga caldifontis AZM44c09 genome encodes:
- a CDS encoding aldo/keto reductase, translating to MQVPRITLNNGVEMPILGYGVFQIPPEQTEECVYEAIKVGYRLIDTAAAYMNEEGVGRAIKRAIDEGIVKREELFVTTKLWVSDAGYESAKRAFEKSLKKLQLEYIDLYLIHQPFGDVHCAWRAMEELYKDGLVRAIGVSNFYPDRLMDLMVHREIVPAVNQIEIHPFYQRQEEVEFMRNYNIQPEAWGPFAEGRKNIFQNEVLRSIAEKYGKTVAQVILRWLTQKGIVAIPKTVRKERMVENISIFDFELTQEDMERIATLDERQSAFFSHRDPEVVKWICSRKI from the coding sequence ATGCAGGTTCCAAGAATCACCCTGAACAACGGTGTAGAAATGCCCATTCTGGGATACGGAGTTTTCCAGATACCACCAGAGCAGACTGAGGAATGTGTCTATGAGGCTATAAAGGTGGGATACAGACTCATAGACACAGCAGCAGCGTACATGAACGAAGAGGGAGTGGGAAGAGCGATAAAACGCGCGATTGACGAAGGAATTGTCAAAAGGGAGGAGCTCTTCGTCACGACCAAACTGTGGGTGTCGGATGCCGGTTACGAATCCGCAAAGAGGGCCTTTGAAAAGTCCTTGAAGAAACTGCAACTCGAATACATAGATCTCTATCTCATTCATCAACCTTTTGGGGATGTACACTGTGCCTGGAGAGCTATGGAGGAGCTGTACAAAGATGGATTGGTAAGAGCCATAGGTGTGAGCAATTTCTATCCCGATCGGTTGATGGATCTGATGGTTCATCGCGAGATAGTTCCGGCGGTGAACCAGATCGAGATACATCCGTTTTATCAGAGGCAAGAGGAAGTCGAATTCATGAGAAATTACAACATCCAGCCTGAAGCCTGGGGTCCTTTCGCTGAGGGAAGAAAAAACATTTTCCAGAACGAAGTGCTCAGATCGATCGCGGAAAAGTACGGCAAAACGGTTGCACAGGTCATTCTGCGATGGCTCACTCAGAAAGGAATCGTTGCCATTCCCAAAACTGTGAGGAAAGAGAGGATGGTGGAAAACATCAGTATCTTCGATTTCGAACTGACGCAGGAAGACATGGAAAGGATCGCAACGCTCGATGAAAGACAGAGCGCATTCTTCTCCCACAGGGATCCGGAGGTCGTCAAATGGATCTGTTCACGGAAAATATAG
- a CDS encoding alpha/beta hydrolase: MKDRAHSSPTGIRRSSNGSVHGKYSFLGVVETRNISMIVLTLLVWTLGFGSNNAVSEVMNIKIPQELKEIPNEYFRPSSQPGTLVELYYDTYESFSYSERSKTLKKRAIVYLPYGYDKNRKYDVFYLMHGGWGDETTMLGTPDRPSPLKNVIDNAIAAGEIKPLIIVCPTYNNTNENGLDSASFSLAMQLTRNYHNELVNDLIPAVEGTYSTYAASTSREDLTASRDHRGFGGFSMGAVATWRTFQYALDYFRYFLPMSCGTTLDDEGIFAAARGHDLNDYFVFIITGTNDFAYSYDKARVELMKRSPYFINIDERHDGNFAFRVKEGYSHDTRATMEYIYNGLKTFWGVQNNINLSGAKTNLQKSQSQKDFTVNTR, translated from the coding sequence ATGAAAGACAGAGCGCATTCTTCTCCCACAGGGATCCGGAGGTCGTCAAATGGATCTGTTCACGGAAAATATAGTTTTCTGGGGGTGGTAGAAACGAGAAATATTTCGATGATCGTGTTGACCCTTCTGGTGTGGACTCTGGGCTTTGGAAGTAATAATGCGGTATCAGAAGTAATGAATATAAAGATTCCTCAGGAATTGAAAGAGATTCCAAACGAATACTTCAGACCATCATCTCAACCAGGAACATTGGTGGAATTATATTATGACACCTATGAATCTTTCTCCTACTCCGAAAGATCAAAGACCCTTAAAAAACGTGCAATCGTATATCTTCCTTATGGCTATGATAAAAACCGAAAATACGATGTCTTTTATCTGATGCACGGTGGTTGGGGAGATGAAACCACCATGCTCGGCACTCCAGATAGACCCTCTCCGCTTAAGAATGTCATTGACAATGCAATTGCTGCAGGAGAGATAAAGCCGCTAATAATAGTGTGTCCGACTTATAACAACACGAACGAGAATGGACTGGATTCTGCCAGCTTTTCTCTGGCAATGCAACTGACAAGGAACTACCATAATGAATTGGTGAACGATTTGATCCCTGCAGTGGAAGGGACCTACAGCACTTATGCTGCAAGCACGTCAAGAGAGGACCTAACTGCTTCCCGTGACCATCGTGGATTCGGAGGGTTTTCCATGGGTGCGGTTGCAACCTGGCGAACATTCCAATACGCCCTTGATTACTTTCGCTATTTCCTGCCGATGAGCTGCGGTACCACTCTGGATGATGAGGGGATCTTTGCCGCAGCTCGCGGACATGATCTGAATGATTATTTTGTCTTCATTATTACAGGAACAAATGACTTTGCGTACAGCTACGATAAAGCCAGAGTGGAGCTTATGAAAAGGTCCCCTTATTTTATCAATATCGATGAAAGACATGACGGTAATTTTGCGTTTCGTGTTAAGGAGGGATATTCTCATGATACGAGGGCTACGATGGAGTATATCTACAATGGGTTGAAAACATTTTGGGGTGTTCAAAATAATATCAATTTGTCGGGGGCTAAGACGAATTTGCAGAAGAGCCAATCTCAAAAGGATTTCACTGTAAATACGAGGTAA
- a CDS encoding alpha/beta hydrolase: MFFFRGNDGAKTAIIVAGGGFVYVGAMQDSFPHALELSKRGYNAFALIYRPDPQAACEDLARAIAFLHENVDELGIDMQDYSLWGGSAGARVVAWVGSYGTESFGEKRYPRPAAVIMQYTALTDVTGKEPPTFAVVGTNDPIVPYRVMMDRIKRIKENGTDAEIIVFPGLSHGFGLGEGTIAEGWIDKATEFWLKHLKNH; this comes from the coding sequence TTGTTTTTCTTTCGTGGTAATGACGGTGCAAAGACAGCTATTATTGTTGCGGGTGGAGGATTTGTATATGTCGGAGCAATGCAAGACAGTTTTCCACACGCTCTTGAACTCAGCAAAAGAGGATACAACGCTTTTGCTTTAATTTATCGTCCAGATCCTCAGGCTGCTTGTGAAGATCTTGCAAGAGCAATTGCGTTTCTACATGAGAACGTTGATGAACTTGGAATAGACATGCAGGATTATTCATTGTGGGGTGGCTCTGCTGGAGCCCGTGTTGTAGCGTGGGTCGGAAGCTATGGTACTGAGAGTTTTGGAGAAAAGAGATATCCACGTCCGGCAGCTGTAATAATGCAATATACTGCTTTGACAGATGTTACTGGGAAAGAACCACCAACATTCGCAGTTGTAGGAACGAACGATCCAATCGTACCTTACAGGGTTATGATGGACAGGATCAAAAGGATTAAGGAAAATGGAACTGATGCAGAAATAATTGTTTTTCCTGGGCTTTCACATGGCTTTGGGCTTGGAGAAGGTACCATCGCAGAAGGATGGATTGATAAAGCAACAGAATTCTGGTTGAAACACCTGAAAAATCACTAA
- a CDS encoding cupin domain-containing protein, which translates to MVDNIIERGSKGSSDFFTGNVWVKMLVTDENKVFDTQVYNVVFEPGARTHWHSHPGGQILIVTRGRGFYQERGKPPRMLKKGDVVEIPPNIVHWHGAAPNEELVHIGISTQVHLGPAEWFGPVTEEEYRKATEGK; encoded by the coding sequence GTGGTAGATAATATCATTGAAAGGGGTTCTAAAGGTTCGAGCGACTTCTTCACGGGTAACGTCTGGGTGAAGATGTTAGTCACAGACGAAAACAAGGTATTCGACACACAGGTATACAACGTGGTGTTCGAGCCGGGAGCGAGAACACACTGGCACAGCCATCCGGGAGGGCAGATCCTGATCGTAACCCGGGGAAGAGGCTTTTACCAGGAAAGAGGAAAACCCCCGAGAATGTTGAAAAAAGGTGATGTGGTGGAGATACCACCGAACATAGTTCACTGGCATGGCGCAGCACCCAATGAAGAACTCGTACATATAGGTATCAGTACACAGGTTCATCTCGGCCCTGCGGAGTGGTTCGGACCTGTCACAGAAGAAGAGTACCGGAAGGCCACGGAAGGAAAGTAA
- a CDS encoding ABC transporter ATP-binding protein has protein sequence MGGLSSVLIAKGLKKSFDIRRGFTVLKLKALRGVDVELREKEILSIVGESGCGKTTLLRVLARIHLQDEGEIFLLGKRVEKKLSRKEELEYRRNVQMIFQDPFSALNPTKRIKSILERPVKIFKLDRNLIEKTLEEVELPIDTLQKFPHELSGGQKQRIVIARAILPRPKVLLADEPTSMLDVSIKAGVLNLLLKLKEDHSVSMIHVTHDLAAAKYVSDRICVMYAGLIVEEGPARSLVDEPLHPYTKLLKLAAPDPKRLNFKLNNTGEPPSLIDPPPGCPFMPRCPYAKKECAQFEELVQLDDRKVRCIMYV, from the coding sequence GTGGGTGGCTTGTCATCTGTACTGATCGCGAAGGGTCTGAAGAAAAGTTTCGACATCAGGCGCGGGTTCACGGTTCTGAAGCTCAAAGCTCTCAGAGGGGTCGACGTCGAACTGAGAGAGAAAGAGATACTCTCCATCGTCGGTGAGAGCGGTTGTGGGAAGACCACGCTGCTGCGCGTGCTCGCGAGGATCCACCTTCAGGACGAGGGCGAGATCTTCCTGCTCGGAAAGAGGGTGGAAAAGAAGCTCAGCAGGAAAGAAGAACTCGAATACAGACGGAACGTTCAGATGATCTTTCAAGATCCGTTCTCCGCACTCAATCCAACCAAGAGGATAAAGAGCATCCTCGAACGGCCCGTCAAGATCTTCAAGCTGGACAGAAACCTCATCGAAAAGACGCTCGAAGAGGTCGAGTTGCCGATCGACACGCTCCAGAAATTTCCACACGAACTTTCGGGTGGACAGAAACAGCGAATCGTGATAGCCAGAGCGATCCTGCCGAGACCGAAGGTTTTGCTGGCGGACGAGCCCACCTCCATGCTGGACGTTTCCATAAAGGCGGGCGTACTTAACTTGCTCCTGAAACTGAAAGAGGACCACTCCGTTTCGATGATCCACGTCACGCACGATCTCGCGGCGGCGAAGTACGTTTCGGACAGGATCTGCGTCATGTACGCGGGTTTGATCGTTGAAGAAGGTCCCGCACGAAGTCTCGTGGACGAACCGCTCCATCCGTACACGAAACTGTTGAAGCTGGCCGCCCCGGATCCGAAAAGGTTGAATTTCAAACTGAACAACACCGGTGAACCTCCAAGTCTCATCGATCCTCCTCCAGGTTGTCCGTTCATGCCGCGATGCCCCTACGCGAAGAAGGAGTGTGCGCAGTTCGAAGAGTTGGTCCAGCTGGACGACAGAAAGGTAAGGTGCATCATGTATGTGTGA
- a CDS encoding ABC transporter ATP-binding protein — protein MDVLQVQNLNAGYMFKKKKVWAVRNVSLNVGKEDFLGIAGESGCGKTTLVMAILRLLKSPGFVESGKVIFDGVDLYQLSKEELDRLRWKQFSYVPQSSMNSLNPVLNIRDQMMDVILRHRSMTKQEALQLIVDMLQLVGIPPERVKSYPHQLSGGMRQRVVIAMSLLLSPKLVIFDEPTTALDVVVQRSIIEKIFELQLQKRFSAIFVTHDISLLFEITKHLAIMYAGEIVEYGPTREVYEEPLHPYTVGLIESLPSIYGELKEYKSIPGRLPDLSQSIAGCSFYERCRSRMDVCRLEHPGLKEVKPGRWVACHLY, from the coding sequence ATGGACGTGCTGCAGGTTCAGAATCTGAACGCGGGTTATATGTTCAAAAAGAAAAAGGTCTGGGCGGTACGGAACGTGAGCTTGAACGTTGGAAAGGAAGATTTCCTCGGCATAGCCGGCGAATCGGGTTGCGGCAAGACGACGCTCGTGATGGCCATCCTGAGGCTCCTCAAGAGTCCAGGTTTCGTGGAATCGGGGAAGGTGATCTTCGACGGGGTCGATCTCTACCAGCTGTCCAAGGAGGAGCTGGACCGGCTGAGGTGGAAGCAGTTCTCCTACGTGCCGCAGAGTTCTATGAACTCGCTCAATCCCGTTCTGAACATCAGAGACCAGATGATGGACGTCATCCTCAGGCACAGGAGCATGACCAAACAAGAGGCGCTCCAGCTCATCGTGGACATGCTCCAGCTGGTTGGAATCCCCCCAGAGCGCGTCAAAAGTTATCCACACCAGCTGTCTGGGGGCATGAGACAGCGTGTCGTGATCGCCATGTCTCTGCTTCTCTCACCGAAACTCGTGATCTTCGACGAACCAACGACCGCCCTCGACGTGGTGGTCCAGCGGTCGATCATCGAGAAGATTTTCGAACTTCAGCTTCAGAAGAGATTTTCAGCCATATTCGTTACCCACGACATATCTCTGCTCTTCGAGATCACGAAACATCTGGCGATCATGTACGCCGGTGAGATCGTCGAGTACGGCCCCACGAGAGAAGTCTACGAAGAACCGCTGCATCCGTACACCGTCGGGTTGATCGAATCTCTGCCGAGCATCTACGGCGAGTTGAAGGAGTACAAGAGCATTCCAGGTAGACTCCCCGACCTGTCCCAGTCCATCGCGGGTTGTTCTTTCTACGAAAGGTGCCGATCGAGGATGGACGTGTGCAGACTCGAGCATCCCGGTTTGAAAGAGGTTAAGCCAGGCAGGTGGGTGGCTTGTCATCTGTACTGA
- a CDS encoding ABC transporter permease, translating to MPKKVLIGAGIVIFFVMVAIFAPFLAPYEPDEMVSVPYERPSMRFLLGTDRLGRDIFSQLIYGTRLSLFIGVMTGLLMTLISTTIGFVAGYYGGLVDRILSTLTDVFLVIPGIPLMIVISAYMRVRSFWTVILVIAITSWGSGARVMRAQVLSLKNRDFVIAAKVTGERNLRIVFFEILPNMLSLVASNFFSAVLYAIIGEASLSFLGLGDVSKISWGTMLYWAQSANALLNGMWAWVLAPGLSIMTLAAAFALLNFGVDELTNPRLRKR from the coding sequence ATGCCGAAGAAGGTGCTGATCGGAGCTGGAATAGTCATTTTCTTCGTTATGGTTGCGATCTTCGCCCCGTTTCTTGCGCCGTACGAACCTGACGAGATGGTTTCGGTGCCTTATGAAAGGCCGTCGATGCGGTTTCTGCTCGGTACGGACAGGCTCGGCAGGGACATCTTCTCACAGCTGATCTACGGCACAAGGCTTTCTCTCTTCATAGGCGTGATGACGGGCCTTCTGATGACCCTCATTTCGACCACGATAGGATTCGTGGCAGGTTACTACGGAGGCTTGGTCGACAGAATCCTGTCCACCCTAACGGACGTTTTTCTCGTGATACCGGGTATACCGCTCATGATCGTGATATCTGCGTACATGAGGGTTCGGAGTTTCTGGACCGTGATACTGGTCATCGCGATCACGAGTTGGGGAAGTGGTGCCCGCGTGATGAGGGCCCAGGTTCTGTCCTTGAAGAACAGAGATTTCGTCATCGCGGCGAAGGTCACCGGCGAGAGGAACCTCAGGATAGTATTCTTTGAAATTCTTCCCAACATGCTGTCCCTCGTGGCTTCGAACTTCTTCAGCGCGGTTCTGTACGCGATCATCGGTGAAGCTTCGCTGTCGTTCCTGGGACTTGGAGATGTGAGCAAGATAAGCTGGGGCACCATGCTGTACTGGGCCCAGAGTGCGAACGCACTTTTGAACGGCATGTGGGCGTGGGTGCTGGCGCCGGGCCTTTCGATCATGACGCTCGCTGCGGCCTTCGCTCTTTTGAACTTCGGGGTCGATGAACTCACCAATCCGAGGTTGAGGAAACGTTGA
- a CDS encoding ABC transporter permease has product MKYIAQRILFFLIALWTALTLNFLIPRLMPGDPAERILMRFGAEVSESAVEALRIALGLETNKPLLVQYLEYIKNSFSGNFGISFLYYPVPVKNILAMSMPWTIGLVGLSTLISFVLGTWLGVYAGWNRDKPSGLILTTMALVIRAFPYFWLAMMILYVFGFVLKWFPLSGAHTTKEFLTGWRLALNVIYHAVLPSITLIFASLGSWILTMRNNVVSVLAEDYIVLAEAKGLSEEEILKNYVMRNALLPSITAFGISLGFVVSGALLTEIVFSYPGVGYQLYRAAITQDFPLIQAIFFFITLSVLGANLLMDFIYVFLDPRVRG; this is encoded by the coding sequence TTGAAGTATATAGCCCAGAGAATTCTCTTTTTTCTGATCGCACTCTGGACAGCCCTCACGCTCAACTTTCTGATTCCCAGGCTGATGCCTGGCGATCCTGCCGAAAGGATACTGATGCGTTTCGGTGCGGAGGTCAGCGAGAGCGCAGTCGAGGCCTTGAGGATCGCACTGGGTCTGGAGACGAACAAACCCTTGCTGGTGCAGTATCTGGAATACATAAAGAACAGTTTCAGTGGTAACTTCGGTATCTCGTTTCTTTACTATCCGGTTCCCGTCAAAAACATCCTCGCCATGTCTATGCCCTGGACGATAGGTCTGGTGGGACTGAGCACTCTTATCAGTTTCGTGCTGGGCACCTGGCTGGGGGTTTACGCAGGTTGGAACAGGGACAAACCTTCCGGTCTGATTTTAACCACGATGGCATTGGTGATCCGAGCCTTTCCTTACTTTTGGCTCGCGATGATGATTTTGTACGTTTTCGGTTTCGTTCTCAAATGGTTTCCTCTTTCGGGAGCCCACACCACCAAGGAATTTCTGACCGGCTGGAGGCTGGCCTTGAACGTGATCTACCACGCCGTACTGCCCTCGATCACTCTGATCTTCGCTTCACTCGGTTCATGGATCTTGACGATGAGGAACAACGTCGTCTCGGTGCTCGCGGAAGATTACATCGTGCTGGCTGAGGCGAAGGGGCTTTCGGAAGAAGAGATCTTGAAGAACTACGTGATGAGGAACGCTCTGCTTCCAAGCATCACGGCTTTCGGTATATCTCTCGGTTTCGTGGTGAGCGGTGCCCTCTTAACAGAAATCGTCTTTTCTTATCCGGGAGTTGGTTATCAACTCTACAGGGCCGCCATCACACAGGATTTCCCGCTGATTCAAGCGATATTCTTCTTCATCACCCTGTCGGTGCTCGGAGCGAACCTTTTGATGGACTTCATCTACGTTTTTCTGGACCCACGCGTGAGAGGTTGA